From Candidatus Binataceae bacterium, the proteins below share one genomic window:
- a CDS encoding (Fe-S)-binding protein, whose protein sequence is MITGIIFTLCILASVGVFFYQLWRRFLLLLSAEPASRFDRIPERVRAVIVWAFGQRKFVRRNSGAERSAGWMHFFIFWGFFILAVQILTMFGRAYSDSFVIPGFSLNLLGGPYLLLRDLTEVAVLIAVGVGLVRWGITHAPRLYGFLPPEARVRAKSHWEAYLILIFIGLIMAAGLVYDGGRIVSHPNDMQLVREARWAPLSTLVGLGLASLLGTSFALQASNVAWWVHNLVVLVFLDFLPPSKHFHIITAIPNIFFAKLEPKGQLSKQDLENASRFGTSHIDQFTWKQVLDMFSCTECGRCSSHCPATASKKPLAPRQLLLDLRDYLYQHQDEMIEKRYRAGKGDGGEPAEVGENIVGPVIHDDTLWSCTTCRACEEACPPMIEYVDKIVDMRRHLVQEEARFPKELTRTFKNMETQSNPWGLDATLRFEWAEGMKVPTLADRPDAEFLYYVGCAGAFDDRNKKTTQAFVRVLQKAGVDFACLAQEELCNGETARRLGNEYLYQSMAQMLVEILNNYKVRKIIVNCPHCFNTIKNEYPQFGGSYEVIHAADLVRQLIAAGRLKISAEFSKRTVYHDSCYYGRYNDVFDEPRTVLDRAGAQVVEMQRHHKFGMCCGAGGGRMWLEEDPDKRVNLLRTEQALQTDPEVIAVSCPYCMTMLGDGIKAKQLEEKVQTLDVMEIVDRVTRSGRDPEP, encoded by the coding sequence ATGATAACGGGGATCATCTTCACTCTTTGCATCCTGGCTTCCGTGGGCGTGTTTTTCTACCAGCTCTGGCGGCGCTTCCTGCTGCTGCTAAGCGCCGAGCCCGCGTCGCGCTTCGATCGCATTCCTGAACGCGTTCGCGCCGTGATTGTCTGGGCCTTTGGCCAACGGAAATTCGTGCGCCGCAATTCGGGCGCCGAGCGGTCCGCCGGCTGGATGCACTTTTTCATCTTCTGGGGCTTTTTCATCCTCGCCGTCCAGATCCTAACGATGTTCGGCCGTGCCTACTCCGACTCGTTCGTCATTCCGGGCTTCAGCCTGAATCTGCTGGGCGGTCCCTATCTGTTGTTGCGCGACTTGACGGAGGTGGCCGTCCTGATTGCGGTCGGGGTGGGGCTTGTGCGATGGGGCATCACGCACGCGCCTCGGCTTTACGGCTTTCTTCCGCCCGAGGCTCGCGTACGCGCCAAATCCCACTGGGAAGCCTACCTGATCCTGATTTTCATCGGGCTTATCATGGCGGCAGGCCTCGTGTACGACGGCGGGCGAATCGTATCTCACCCGAACGACATGCAGCTCGTGCGGGAGGCGCGGTGGGCGCCTCTGTCAACCCTGGTGGGTCTGGGTCTGGCGAGCCTTCTGGGCACGAGCTTCGCCTTGCAGGCGAGCAACGTAGCCTGGTGGGTCCACAACCTCGTCGTTCTCGTTTTTTTGGACTTCCTGCCGCCCTCGAAACACTTCCACATCATTACCGCGATCCCGAATATCTTTTTCGCGAAACTCGAGCCCAAGGGGCAGCTCTCGAAGCAGGACCTCGAAAATGCTTCGCGCTTCGGCACCTCGCACATCGATCAGTTCACGTGGAAGCAGGTGCTCGACATGTTCAGCTGCACTGAGTGTGGCCGCTGCTCCTCGCATTGCCCCGCGACGGCAAGCAAGAAGCCCCTGGCGCCGCGTCAGTTGCTGCTCGATCTGCGCGACTACCTCTACCAGCATCAGGACGAGATGATTGAAAAGAGATACCGCGCGGGCAAAGGGGATGGAGGGGAACCCGCGGAGGTCGGAGAAAACATCGTCGGTCCCGTCATCCACGACGACACGCTGTGGTCCTGCACCACCTGCCGGGCCTGCGAGGAGGCTTGTCCTCCGATGATCGAGTACGTCGACAAGATCGTCGACATGCGTCGTCATCTGGTGCAGGAGGAGGCCCGCTTCCCCAAGGAGCTCACGCGCACCTTCAAGAACATGGAGACGCAGTCCAATCCGTGGGGGCTCGATGCCACGCTGCGCTTCGAGTGGGCCGAAGGGATGAAGGTGCCGACTCTCGCCGACAGGCCCGATGCCGAGTTCCTCTACTACGTCGGCTGCGCCGGCGCCTTCGACGATCGCAACAAGAAGACGACGCAGGCCTTCGTGCGTGTGCTGCAAAAGGCAGGCGTGGACTTCGCCTGCCTCGCGCAAGAGGAACTTTGCAACGGCGAGACGGCCCGTCGGCTCGGCAACGAGTACCTCTACCAGTCGATGGCGCAGATGCTGGTCGAAATCCTCAACAATTACAAAGTTCGCAAGATCATCGTGAACTGTCCGCACTGCTTCAACACGATCAAGAACGAGTATCCGCAATTCGGCGGTTCGTACGAGGTGATTCATGCCGCCGACCTCGTGCGGCAATTGATCGCCGCCGGGCGCCTCAAGATCTCGGCGGAATTCTCCAAGCGGACCGTGTACCACGACTCCTGTTACTACGGCCGCTACAACGACGTGTTTGACGAGCCGCGGACGGTGCTGGACCGCGCGGGTGCCCAGGTTGTCGAGATGCAACGGCACCATAAATTCGGCATGTGCTGCGGTGCCGGCGGCGGGCGGATGTGGCTGGAGGAAGACCCGGATAAGCGGGTGAATCTGCTCCGCACCGAGCAGGCCCTTCAGACCGACCCCGAGGTCATCGCGGTCTCCTGCCCTTACTGCATGACGATGCTCGGCGACGGCATCAAGGCCAAACAGCTCGAAGAGAAGGTCCAGACCCTCGACGTGATGGAAATCGTCGACCGGGTCACCCGCAGCGGCCGCGACCCCGAGCCCTGA
- a CDS encoding amidase family protein: MDAVTLAAHIRAKRLSAVEVVEAVLARMERLEPHLHAFCTPTPDLARVQARRVEADIMAGRPVGALAGVPVGHKDLLLTRGVRTASGSYAYRDFVPDEDDLVVERMRAAGAVMLGKTNVPEFGYSPTGHNPVFETTRNPWNTALTPGGSSAGSGAAVAAGVGPIATGSDGGGSVRIPASFCGLYGLKPSMGRIPLYPGARDERYPGVSGWESVEHIGPLSRTVADAALMMSVAAGPDMRDRHSLPRADFDWMECMRGDLRGVRVAYSADWGYAAVDPEVRRIVGNAVRVFERDLGCVVEEANPGWEDPFPAFFAIIMAESDLRGMRELAAKYPGRMSGHLADWLAIPWTAEDFTNANMARKAVVRKMASLMARYELLLTPTLAVPPFPIHMQGPEKIDGRYVRPAEFLAFTFPMNLTGQPAATVPAGWTADGLPVGLQIVGRHLDDPMVLRASAAFEAASPWRDKWPPLLAELGL, encoded by the coding sequence ATGGACGCGGTTACGCTCGCCGCTCATATCCGGGCGAAGCGTCTGTCCGCGGTCGAGGTCGTCGAGGCAGTGCTCGCCCGGATGGAACGCCTCGAGCCGCATCTGCACGCCTTCTGCACGCCGACTCCGGACCTCGCGCGCGTCCAGGCGCGCCGCGTCGAGGCTGATATCATGGCTGGGCGCCCGGTAGGCGCGCTCGCCGGCGTGCCGGTCGGCCATAAGGACCTGCTTTTGACCAGGGGCGTGCGCACGGCGTCGGGTTCATACGCTTACAGGGATTTCGTCCCCGACGAGGACGACCTCGTGGTCGAGCGGATGCGCGCGGCAGGTGCTGTGATGCTCGGCAAAACCAACGTCCCCGAGTTCGGCTACAGCCCGACCGGCCATAACCCGGTCTTCGAAACCACGCGCAACCCGTGGAACACGGCACTTACGCCGGGCGGTTCGAGCGCCGGCTCGGGCGCCGCGGTGGCGGCGGGCGTCGGGCCGATCGCGACCGGCAGCGACGGTGGCGGCTCGGTACGCATCCCAGCGTCGTTCTGCGGGCTGTACGGGCTCAAGCCCTCGATGGGACGTATCCCGCTGTATCCCGGCGCGCGCGACGAGCGTTACCCGGGCGTCTCGGGATGGGAATCGGTCGAGCATATCGGGCCGCTTTCGCGCACCGTCGCCGACGCCGCGCTGATGATGTCGGTCGCGGCCGGGCCCGACATGCGCGACCGGCACAGCCTGCCGCGCGCGGATTTCGACTGGATGGAATGCATGCGCGGCGACCTGCGCGGCGTGCGCGTCGCCTACAGCGCGGACTGGGGCTACGCGGCGGTCGATCCGGAGGTGCGGCGGATTGTCGGCAACGCGGTGCGCGTGTTCGAACGCGACCTGGGATGCGTCGTCGAGGAAGCGAATCCCGGATGGGAGGATCCGTTCCCGGCCTTCTTCGCGATCATCATGGCGGAGAGCGACCTCAGAGGGATGCGCGAGCTGGCGGCGAAGTATCCGGGCAGGATGTCGGGACATCTGGCAGACTGGCTGGCGATCCCTTGGACGGCGGAGGATTTCACCAACGCCAACATGGCCCGCAAGGCGGTGGTGCGAAAGATGGCGAGCTTGATGGCGCGCTACGAGTTGTTGCTGACCCCGACGCTCGCGGTGCCGCCCTTCCCGATCCACATGCAGGGGCCGGAGAAGATCGACGGGCGCTATGTGCGTCCGGCCGAGTTCCTCGCCTTTACCTTCCCGATGAACTTAACCGGTCAGCCAGCGGCCACGGTGCCCGCGGGATGGACTGCGGACGGACTGCCGGTGGGACTGCAAATCGTCGGCCGCCATTTGGACGACCCGATGGTCCTGCGGGCGTCGGCGGCCTTCGAGGCGGCCTCGCCGTGGCGCGACAAATGGCCCCCGCTGCTCGCTGAGTTGGGGCTGTAA
- a CDS encoding electron transfer flavoprotein subunit alpha/FixB family protein — translation MGDVLVFAEHKAGHFPKSTLIAINAGVELAQKRGGGKAIAVVVGENIDAPAAELAKYGVSKVVALDDTRLAHYLADAYAQVIAGLAKGLGAEYVLATATAMGKDLMPRVAARLNAPMASEIVAIGDDGTLVRPMYAGNALATVEMDGAIKVVTVRATAFDSAKPADNSAPVEKAKPALDPAGLKMEFVAFNETKSDRPQLTEARIVVSGGRGLKSGENFKTVLEPLVDEMGAAMGASRAAVDAGFVPNDLQVGQTGKVVAPELYVAVGISGAIQHLAGMKDSKTIVAINKDEEAPIFNVADYGLVADLFKAVPEMVEAVKKLKHS, via the coding sequence ATGGGCGACGTACTGGTCTTTGCCGAACACAAGGCGGGACATTTTCCCAAATCCACGCTGATCGCGATCAATGCCGGAGTTGAGCTTGCGCAAAAACGCGGCGGCGGCAAGGCGATCGCCGTCGTCGTCGGCGAGAATATCGACGCGCCGGCCGCCGAGCTTGCCAAGTACGGTGTGAGCAAGGTCGTCGCGCTCGATGACACGCGCCTTGCGCACTATCTCGCCGACGCCTACGCGCAGGTGATCGCCGGGCTCGCCAAAGGCCTCGGCGCCGAGTACGTGCTCGCCACCGCGACCGCGATGGGCAAGGACCTGATGCCGCGGGTGGCCGCGCGGCTTAATGCTCCGATGGCTTCCGAGATCGTCGCGATCGGCGACGACGGCACGCTCGTCCGCCCGATGTACGCCGGCAATGCGCTCGCCACGGTCGAGATGGACGGCGCGATCAAGGTCGTCACCGTGCGCGCCACCGCCTTCGACTCGGCCAAGCCGGCCGACAACTCGGCGCCGGTCGAGAAGGCCAAGCCAGCGCTCGACCCGGCGGGGCTGAAGATGGAATTCGTGGCCTTCAACGAGACCAAGAGCGATCGCCCGCAGCTTACCGAGGCGCGGATCGTGGTTTCGGGCGGGCGCGGGCTCAAGTCGGGCGAGAACTTCAAGACCGTGCTCGAGCCGCTGGTCGATGAGATGGGCGCGGCGATGGGCGCCAGTCGCGCGGCGGTCGATGCGGGCTTCGTGCCCAACGACCTTCAGGTCGGGCAGACCGGCAAGGTGGTTGCGCCCGAGCTCTATGTCGCGGTCGGCATCTCGGGCGCGATCCAGCATCTGGCCGGGATGAAGGACTCCAAGACCATTGTCGCGATCAACAAGGACGAAGAGGCGCCGATCTTCAACGTCGCCGACTACGGGCTGGTCGCCGACCTGTTCAAGGCGGTGCCCGAGATGGTCGAGGCGGTCAAGAAGCTCAAGCACTCCTAA
- a CDS encoding electron transfer flavoprotein subunit beta/FixA family protein codes for MKILVPVKRVPDPATTIRILPDGSGIATDNVKWVINPFDEIAIEEALRIKEKQGGGEVVLLSIGQQTWQEQLRTGLAMGADRAILVRADTPLDSLAIARVIAKIAGDEKPELVIIGKQAIDDDSNQVGQMLAEMLGWPQATFASKVEIADGKCTVVREVDGGLETIAFALPAVITTDLRLNEPRYASLPGIMKARKKELKEIPVDSLGVDLAPKLRVKKLAAPPKRQAGRKVGSVEELVQVLHSEAKVI; via the coding sequence GTGAAGATCCTGGTTCCCGTAAAGCGCGTTCCGGACCCCGCCACCACCATCCGTATTCTGCCCGACGGCTCCGGCATCGCCACCGACAATGTAAAGTGGGTGATCAACCCGTTCGACGAAATCGCCATCGAAGAGGCCCTGCGAATCAAGGAGAAACAGGGCGGCGGCGAGGTCGTGCTGCTCTCGATCGGGCAGCAGACTTGGCAGGAGCAGTTGCGCACGGGGCTTGCGATGGGCGCCGACCGCGCGATCCTGGTGCGCGCCGATACCCCGCTGGACTCGCTGGCAATCGCCCGCGTGATCGCGAAAATCGCCGGCGACGAGAAGCCTGAGCTCGTCATCATCGGCAAACAGGCGATCGACGACGACTCCAACCAAGTCGGCCAGATGCTGGCCGAGATGCTCGGATGGCCGCAGGCGACCTTCGCCTCCAAGGTCGAAATTGCCGACGGCAAGTGCACCGTAGTGCGCGAGGTTGACGGCGGCCTGGAGACAATCGCTTTCGCGCTGCCGGCGGTTATCACCACCGATCTGCGGCTCAACGAGCCCCGCTACGCCTCACTGCCCGGGATCATGAAGGCGCGCAAGAAGGAGCTGAAGGAAATCCCGGTGGATAGCCTCGGCGTCGATCTGGCGCCGAAGCTGAGGGTCAAGAAGCTCGCTGCGCCGCCCAAGCGCCAGGCCGGACGCAAGGTCGGCTCGGTCGAGGAGTTGGTGCAGGTCCTGCACAGCGAGGCCAAGGTGATTTGA
- a CDS encoding IclR family transcriptional regulator — translation MVRRNKTNYIIQSVAHALDVLEQYFGEVDELGVTELSKRLKLHKNNVFRVLATLESRGYIEQNRATENYRLGIKCLHLGRRYIDHMGLVRQARPILADVARRCGESTFVAIMRRDRVVPLEAAEACERVVRIRPPLGEALPLHCTAVGKAHLAFDPEQQLRAGLPEQLERFTDRTIVDRAMLFEQLDSVARSGYSIESGEFFEDVAAVAVPIRDYTRSVVGSLAVAGPAYRIPSERISSELAPLILEAGRELSHRLGFNE, via the coding sequence ATGGTCAGGCGCAACAAAACCAATTACATCATCCAGTCGGTCGCCCACGCGCTCGACGTCCTCGAACAGTATTTCGGCGAGGTCGACGAACTCGGCGTCACCGAACTTTCTAAACGGCTCAAGCTGCACAAGAACAACGTCTTCCGCGTGCTCGCCACGCTCGAGTCCCGCGGCTACATCGAGCAGAATCGCGCCACCGAGAACTACCGCCTCGGCATCAAGTGCCTCCACCTCGGGCGCCGCTATATTGACCATATGGGCCTGGTGCGGCAAGCGCGACCTATTCTGGCCGACGTCGCGCGCCGATGCGGCGAGAGCACCTTCGTCGCGATCATGCGGCGCGACCGCGTCGTGCCGTTGGAGGCCGCCGAAGCGTGCGAGCGAGTGGTGCGGATTAGGCCGCCGCTGGGAGAGGCGCTGCCGCTGCATTGCACGGCCGTCGGCAAGGCTCATCTCGCCTTCGATCCCGAGCAACAATTGCGCGCCGGATTGCCAGAACAACTGGAGCGCTTCACCGACCGCACGATCGTCGATCGCGCGATGCTCTTCGAGCAGCTCGATTCGGTTGCGCGCTCGGGCTACTCGATCGAGAGCGGCGAGTTTTTCGAGGACGTGGCGGCAGTGGCGGTGCCGATCCGCGATTACACCCGCTCAGTGGTCGGCTCGCTGGCCGTCGCCGGCCCCGCCTACCGCATCCCCAGCGAGCGCATCAGCAGCGAACTAGCGCCGTTGATCCTGGAGGCCGGCCGCGAGCTATCGCATCGCCTTGGCTTCAACGAATAG
- a CDS encoding methyltransferase domain-containing protein has translation MARQLEPAFFRRLDEDDDELFYLTPRFVVHIDHNAIRTVSAIYAAHLPRGGVLLDLMSSWRSHLPAELNPARLVGLGLNRAEMEDNPALDEFVVHNLNRAPRLPFADAAFDGAVLTVSVQYLVHPVEVFADVGRVLRPGAPFIVSFSNRMFPTKAVALWTQATEAQRLALVSLYFTESASFERIEMIDRSGGDGDPIWAVLGYRKEQW, from the coding sequence ATGGCTCGTCAGCTCGAACCGGCGTTTTTTCGCCGCCTCGACGAGGACGACGACGAACTCTTCTACCTCACGCCCCGCTTCGTCGTGCATATCGACCACAACGCGATTCGCACCGTCAGTGCGATCTATGCCGCGCACCTGCCCCGTGGTGGCGTGCTGCTCGACCTGATGAGCAGCTGGCGCTCGCATCTTCCGGCAGAGCTGAATCCCGCGCGCTTGGTCGGACTCGGCCTCAACCGCGCCGAGATGGAGGACAACCCGGCGCTCGACGAGTTCGTAGTGCACAACCTCAACCGCGCGCCGCGGCTGCCGTTCGCCGACGCGGCGTTCGACGGCGCGGTCCTGACCGTCTCCGTGCAGTACCTGGTGCACCCGGTGGAAGTGTTCGCGGACGTCGGCCGGGTGTTAAGGCCCGGGGCGCCGTTCATCGTGAGCTTCTCGAACCGGATGTTCCCGACCAAGGCGGTCGCGCTCTGGACGCAGGCGACCGAGGCGCAGCGGCTCGCACTTGTGAGTTTATACTTTACCGAGAGCGCGAGCTTCGAGAGGATAGAGATGATCGACCGCAGCGGTGGCGACGGCGACCCGATTTGGGCCGTGCTGGGCTACCGTAAGGAACAATGGTGA
- a CDS encoding VOC family protein, which produces MVISHRGLRHLALRVSDVPRAVAFYQQVFGMRLVWQPDPDNAYLSSGCDNLALHRGAHGEPDAGALDHLGFIVPSIAEVQAAWREAQAAGLEIVHPLRHHRDGSVSFYIRDPDGNVIQLLYEPAISPLKIISPKA; this is translated from the coding sequence ATGGTGATTTCGCATCGCGGGCTGCGCCATCTTGCACTGAGGGTCAGCGACGTCCCCCGCGCGGTGGCATTTTACCAGCAGGTGTTCGGAATGCGCCTGGTATGGCAGCCCGACCCCGACAATGCCTACCTCAGCTCCGGATGCGACAACCTCGCGCTCCATCGCGGCGCCCATGGCGAACCCGATGCGGGCGCGCTCGACCATCTCGGCTTTATCGTGCCGAGCATCGCGGAGGTCCAGGCGGCTTGGCGCGAGGCGCAGGCTGCGGGCCTGGAGATTGTTCATCCGCTGCGCCACCATCGCGACGGCTCGGTCTCGTTCTACATCCGCGACCCCGACGGCAACGTAATCCAGCTCCTCTACGAACCCGCAATCAGTCCGCTGAAGATCATTTCGCCGAAGGCCTGA
- a CDS encoding aldo/keto reductase — protein MLRNRATAEGTAAYARRHPGLPGNFRPMLGGLNVSSIGIGTYLGDPDDETDAAYVEAIEAALLGGINLIDTAVNYRFQRGERAVGKVLAELIGSGALRREEVVVATKGGYLTFDGAMPPNPRAWFEEHFVRSGLVGPQDLVEGAHCITPRYLGAMLEMSRSNLGLDTIDIYYLHNPETQLATVARAEFLDRIRRAFEFLERQVDEGKIGVYGTATWNGYRVAASERQYLQMEELVKIAHEIAGRDHHFRVVQLPFNLAMPEALTLANQQLPDRRGTTLRAAVGFGLAVCASASLLQGRLARGLPPIVAEAFEGLSTDAQRAVQFVRSAPGINVALVGMKSAAHVKEILAGAHCPPASIEAFSRLFTPSRSA, from the coding sequence ATGCTGAGGAACCGCGCGACGGCCGAGGGTACCGCCGCTTATGCCCGCCGCCATCCCGGGTTGCCGGGCAATTTCCGCCCGATGCTCGGCGGGCTCAACGTCTCGTCGATCGGGATCGGCACTTATCTCGGCGACCCCGACGACGAGACCGACGCCGCCTACGTGGAGGCAATCGAGGCCGCGCTGCTCGGTGGAATCAACCTGATCGACACCGCGGTTAACTACCGCTTCCAGCGCGGCGAGCGCGCGGTGGGCAAGGTGCTGGCGGAACTTATCGGCTCGGGCGCGCTGCGCCGCGAGGAGGTGGTGGTCGCGACCAAGGGCGGCTACTTGACCTTCGACGGCGCGATGCCGCCGAATCCGCGGGCGTGGTTCGAGGAGCACTTCGTGCGCAGCGGATTGGTCGGGCCGCAGGACCTGGTCGAGGGCGCCCACTGCATCACCCCCCGCTACCTGGGCGCAATGCTCGAGATGAGCCGCTCCAACCTCGGCCTCGACACCATCGACATCTACTACCTGCACAATCCCGAAACCCAGCTCGCCACGGTCGCGCGCGCCGAGTTTCTCGACCGGATACGTCGCGCGTTCGAGTTTCTCGAGCGGCAGGTGGACGAGGGAAAGATAGGAGTCTATGGCACCGCGACCTGGAACGGCTATCGGGTCGCCGCCAGCGAACGCCAGTACCTCCAGATGGAGGAGCTAGTGAAAATCGCCCACGAGATCGCCGGCCGCGACCATCATTTCCGCGTCGTCCAGCTTCCGTTCAATCTTGCGATGCCGGAGGCGCTGACGCTCGCCAACCAGCAGCTTCCGGACCGCCGCGGCACGACGCTGCGCGCGGCAGTCGGCTTCGGCCTCGCCGTATGCGCCAGCGCATCGCTCCTGCAAGGGCGGCTCGCGCGCGGGCTGCCGCCGATCGTGGCCGAGGCGTTCGAGGGGCTGAGCACCGACGCGCAGCGCGCGGTGCAGTTCGTGCGCTCGGCGCCGGGAATCAACGTGGCGCTGGTCGGAATGAAGTCGGCGGCGCACGTGAAGGAAATCCTGGCGGGCGCGCACTGCCCGCCCGCCTCCATCGAGGCCTTTTCCAGGTTGTTCACGCCGAGCAGGAGCGCGTAA
- a CDS encoding CinA family protein, with translation MQSLLPLAEKLGEMLKERGETVVVAESSTGGLVSAALLSVPGASAYFLGGAVVYTLKARRLTLDVPDAAVKGIRSVTEELALILARAALKRFEASWGLAEVGAAGPAGNRYGDPAGHSCIAVVGPGIERTSTVETGSSERVANMRAFSAALLELFGQGLAAVPKPRA, from the coding sequence ATGCAGAGTCTGCTGCCGCTTGCCGAGAAACTGGGGGAGATGCTCAAGGAGCGGGGCGAAACCGTTGTGGTCGCCGAGTCGTCCACCGGCGGGCTGGTTTCGGCGGCGCTGCTCAGCGTGCCCGGCGCCTCGGCCTATTTCCTTGGCGGCGCGGTGGTTTACACGCTCAAGGCGCGCCGCCTGACGCTCGACGTTCCCGACGCCGCCGTCAAGGGAATCCGCTCGGTGACCGAGGAGCTGGCGCTGATCCTGGCGCGCGCCGCGCTCAAACGCTTCGAGGCGAGCTGGGGCCTCGCCGAGGTCGGCGCGGCCGGTCCGGCGGGGAACCGCTACGGCGATCCGGCCGGCCATAGCTGTATCGCGGTCGTCGGTCCCGGGATCGAGCGCACCTCTACGGTCGAGACCGGCAGCAGCGAGCGCGTCGCCAACATGCGCGCGTTCTCGGCCGCGCTGCTGGAGCTTTTCGGACAGGGACTCGCCGCCGTGCCCAAGCCGCGCGCCTAA
- a CDS encoding MFS transporter, which produces MPLGSATAPVDAALPPAGGDRRYLPVMLALLMSVTIFEGYDVTIFHLCTPDIAHSFRLSDLAVGAIASFVRLGGMMAFFVVMAADRVGRRPVVSATVLCYALFTLLTALSRGLGTFAAFQSLAQLFLSAEFSVAVIMISEEFPDRWRGRGVAILNLVGLLGVLMGAALYAPIAGSAWGWRGMYCVGVAPLLMVAVMRRRLRETARFAAIRAVRVPLPFVSAFGGSLRAALGVLGGPYRGRLALVALLWNSVGMVGAPAVTFFSLYARRDHHWTRAEVGSAVVLAYAIGTLGHLLAGYLLDRVGRRAATAAFYVTGALGILALFQSASHGAMLAAMVVAVFAFQGARTATATYSAELFPTEVRATAYSLTVQVLGQLASLLTPFTIGALSRAMGGLGNAVAVVSVGPVIGAALVLLFAPETRGKSLEELAAD; this is translated from the coding sequence ATGCCGCTCGGGTCCGCGACCGCACCCGTCGATGCGGCGTTGCCCCCGGCCGGCGGGGATCGCCGCTACCTGCCGGTGATGCTGGCGCTGTTGATGTCGGTGACGATCTTCGAGGGCTACGACGTCACCATCTTCCACCTCTGCACGCCGGACATCGCGCATTCGTTCCGCCTGAGCGACCTCGCCGTCGGCGCGATCGCGTCATTCGTGCGGCTGGGCGGAATGATGGCGTTTTTCGTCGTGATGGCGGCCGATCGGGTCGGGCGTCGTCCCGTGGTCTCGGCCACCGTTCTTTGCTATGCGCTCTTCACCCTGCTGACTGCGCTCTCGCGCGGCCTTGGCACCTTCGCCGCCTTCCAGAGCCTCGCCCAGCTTTTCCTTTCGGCCGAGTTCAGCGTCGCCGTAATCATGATTAGCGAGGAATTTCCCGACCGATGGCGCGGGCGCGGGGTGGCGATCCTCAACCTGGTCGGGTTGCTCGGTGTGCTGATGGGCGCGGCGCTGTACGCGCCGATAGCCGGCTCGGCCTGGGGCTGGCGCGGGATGTATTGCGTCGGCGTCGCGCCGCTGCTGATGGTGGCCGTGATGCGCCGGCGGCTGCGCGAGACCGCGCGCTTCGCCGCGATCCGTGCCGTCCGTGTGCCGCTGCCGTTTGTTTCCGCCTTCGGCGGCAGCCTGCGCGCCGCCCTCGGCGTGCTCGGCGGGCCCTATCGCGGGCGCTTGGCGCTGGTTGCGCTGTTATGGAACAGCGTCGGTATGGTCGGTGCGCCGGCGGTGACGTTCTTCAGCCTCTACGCCCGCCGCGACCATCATTGGACCCGTGCCGAAGTCGGCAGCGCGGTGGTCCTCGCCTACGCGATCGGCACGCTCGGCCATCTGCTCGCCGGCTATCTGCTCGATCGCGTCGGGCGCCGTGCCGCCACCGCCGCCTTCTATGTGACCGGCGCGCTCGGGATTCTCGCCCTGTTCCAGAGCGCGAGCCATGGCGCGATGCTCGCCGCCATGGTGGTCGCGGTGTTCGCCTTCCAGGGCGCGCGCACGGCGACCGCAACTTATTCGGCCGAATTGTTCCCGACCGAAGTCCGCGCGACCGCCTACAGCCTCACCGTGCAGGTACTGGGACAGCTTGCCTCGCTCCTGACGCCGTTTACGATCGGCGCGCTGTCGCGCGCGATGGGCGGGTTGGGCAACGCGGTTGCGGTGGTTTCGGTTGGCCCGGTGATCGGCGCCGCGCTGGTGCTGCTGTTCGCGCCGGAAACCCGCGGCAAGTCGCTCGAAGAACTGGCCGCCGACTAG